A window of the Butyricimonas virosa genome harbors these coding sequences:
- a CDS encoding OmpA family protein, translating into MKRTNLLTILVLSGSIIFSGCASMSNTGKGAAIGAGGGAALGAGIGALIGKGKGAAIGAAVGGAVGAGTGALIGKKMDKQKKELEAIEGAQVETVTDANDLQAIKVTFDNGILFATNSSQLSASSRDALTKFATSLKNSPETDITIYGHTDNTGTRTVNERISKERAEAVANFLVGNGIARNRITTEGLAFDQPVADNSTAEGRAKNRRVEVYITASANMIKQAEEGTLK; encoded by the coding sequence ATGAAAAGAACTAATCTACTCACTATTCTAGTGTTAAGCGGAAGCATTATTTTTTCTGGATGTGCCTCTATGAGTAACACGGGAAAAGGCGCTGCTATCGGAGCTGGCGGTGGAGCCGCGCTTGGAGCCGGCATCGGAGCATTGATCGGTAAAGGCAAGGGAGCCGCCATCGGAGCCGCCGTAGGTGGTGCGGTTGGAGCCGGAACCGGAGCTTTGATCGGCAAAAAGATGGACAAACAGAAAAAAGAACTGGAAGCCATCGAAGGAGCTCAAGTAGAAACTGTTACAGATGCCAACGACCTGCAAGCCATTAAAGTGACTTTTGACAACGGTATATTATTCGCCACGAACTCCAGTCAATTAAGCGCGTCTTCCAGAGATGCCTTGACGAAATTTGCCACGTCATTAAAGAACTCTCCGGAAACGGACATCACGATCTACGGTCACACGGACAACACCGGAACCCGCACCGTGAATGAAAGAATCTCCAAAGAACGCGCGGAAGCTGTTGCCAACTTCTTGGTTGGAAACGGGATTGCTCGTAACAGAATCACCACGGAAGGACTCGCATTCGATCAACCGGTAGCCGACAACAGTACAGCAGAAGGACGTGCCAAAAACCGTCGTGTAGAAGTATACATCACGGCAAGCGCAAACATGATCAAACAAGCAGAAGAAGGTACCTTGAAATAA
- a CDS encoding porin: MKKKLSLITLLALSVQGLFAQGLLSHLNDTTNKRSLFERVTNIEKKNNLFNLKLHMQATFNGAFTDGTFKQAAFKMNQLRLEARGDINDWLSYRWRQRLNSSNTPHALDNLPSSIDYAMLSVRLTDKLVTSIGKQAAAYGGFEYDLDPIEIYQYSDMIDYMLFDFMTGITFSYQITPTQEIALQAVNSRTASMDDIYGQLPGDVEESRAPLAYTANWNGNFFNDKLKTRWSYSLLSLTKGYNNHFYAIGNELDLGKFNMYLDFYLSDEELDNRGIISSLYRLQGDADCIKNARYESWVTKLNYRFQPKWNIFVKGMYENASIYKHIDQLEKGKYRTAYGYFGGIEYYPTMENLHFFASYIGRSYRFTGKAKALGAENYSTSTLSIGLIYHIPLF; encoded by the coding sequence ATGAAAAAGAAACTATCACTAATCACGCTATTAGCACTATCGGTACAGGGTCTGTTTGCCCAAGGCCTGTTATCCCACCTAAACGACACGACAAACAAACGCTCCCTTTTCGAAAGAGTGACCAACATTGAAAAAAAGAATAATCTTTTCAATTTGAAACTACATATGCAAGCCACGTTCAACGGTGCATTTACCGATGGGACATTCAAGCAGGCCGCTTTCAAAATGAACCAACTCCGTTTGGAAGCCCGCGGGGACATCAATGACTGGCTTTCTTATCGCTGGCGTCAACGCTTGAACAGCAGCAACACGCCTCACGCGCTGGATAACCTCCCCTCCTCCATCGATTATGCCATGCTCTCCGTACGTTTGACCGACAAGCTCGTCACCTCCATCGGTAAACAGGCGGCAGCATACGGTGGTTTCGAGTACGATTTGGACCCGATTGAAATCTACCAATACAGTGATATGATCGATTATATGCTCTTCGATTTCATGACCGGAATCACGTTCTCCTATCAAATCACCCCTACTCAAGAAATAGCCTTACAAGCCGTGAACAGCCGGACAGCTTCCATGGATGATATTTACGGGCAACTCCCGGGAGACGTGGAAGAAAGCCGTGCTCCTCTCGCTTACACGGCCAACTGGAACGGCAACTTCTTCAACGACAAGTTAAAAACCCGCTGGTCATACTCCTTACTTAGTCTGACAAAAGGGTATAACAATCACTTTTATGCCATCGGTAACGAACTGGATTTAGGAAAGTTCAACATGTACCTCGATTTCTACCTTTCCGATGAAGAACTCGACAACCGAGGCATCATTTCAAGCCTCTACCGTCTTCAAGGGGATGCCGATTGTATCAAAAACGCCCGTTACGAATCTTGGGTCACCAAATTAAACTACCGATTCCAACCCAAGTGGAATATTTTCGTGAAAGGAATGTACGAGAATGCCTCTATTTACAAACATATCGATCAATTAGAAAAAGGGAAATACCGGACAGCTTACGGGTATTTCGGTGGAATCGAATACTATCCAACAATGGAAAACCTACATTTCTTCGCATCGTACATCGGGCGTTCTTATCGATTCACGGGTAAGGCCAAAGCATTGGGAGCCGAAAACTACTCCACCTCAACTTTATCTATCGGGTTAATCTACCACATCCCGTTATTTTAG
- a CDS encoding aconitase family protein has translation MRTFVEKILNAERGSIVVREPDYVMSHDNSARVRFLFERIHGTRVYNPSQLVIVLDGKVSGVINELSLEYNSIRDFVEEQGIEHFYDCDRGIGHQIISELVRPGMLVVGSDSHTATAGAFNTLAMGINKTETAVLWKTGKMWFRVPETVKIVLKNRLPEGVFAKDLALWIKGILSKLDVNGLAIEYHGEGVASLSIDDRMTIANISTEMGVVSSAFPPDDRLADYFNEPAVRGVWADEEAVYSRFIEIDLANVFPMVYDTGNNVLQGVEELVGLKIQQGLIGACASGRLEDLRLVSMILEGKHIANGFQLFVVPASRDIYLRAVEEGIIDKIAQSGAMVLGSSCGPCLGVGRVASVGNSRFISTANSQYIGGTNHSGVEKYIASPATVAMTALRGELTPMIHFEGTQYKYNIPRVEPVVLGEYDYRKSNGVWNYGDIDNISSNQIFSEKLTCRLTLEQVEEIKPYLFKGLDPNFTCDVKPGDIIIAGENFGCGQLVKHAATGLVAVGVKLVIAKSVNRDFYRMAINHGLRILVDWAVVDAYTSGEQLTIDDENHLLYLNERAYKLPYVDAEFQKILEKGGLVNAFS, from the coding sequence ATGCGAACATTTGTAGAGAAGATATTAAATGCCGAACGTGGGAGTATCGTGGTCCGTGAACCGGATTACGTGATGAGTCACGATAATTCGGCACGGGTTAGGTTTTTGTTTGAACGAATTCATGGAACCCGGGTGTACAATCCTTCCCAGCTGGTGATCGTGCTGGACGGGAAGGTGTCGGGAGTAATCAACGAGTTATCGTTGGAATATAATTCGATACGGGATTTCGTGGAAGAGCAAGGGATAGAGCATTTCTATGACTGTGACCGCGGGATCGGTCACCAGATTATTTCCGAGTTGGTACGTCCGGGAATGTTGGTTGTTGGGAGCGATTCGCATACCGCCACGGCGGGAGCCTTTAACACGTTAGCCATGGGGATTAATAAAACAGAGACGGCTGTGTTATGGAAAACGGGAAAAATGTGGTTCCGGGTGCCTGAAACCGTGAAGATCGTTTTAAAGAACCGTCTGCCGGAAGGGGTGTTCGCTAAAGATTTGGCTTTATGGATCAAGGGTATATTGAGTAAGCTGGACGTGAACGGGTTGGCGATCGAGTATCACGGGGAAGGGGTTGCCTCGTTGTCCATCGATGATCGAATGACGATAGCCAATATTTCCACGGAAATGGGAGTGGTCAGTTCTGCTTTCCCTCCGGACGACCGGTTGGCTGACTATTTTAACGAGCCGGCGGTGCGGGGCGTTTGGGCGGACGAAGAGGCTGTTTATTCCCGGTTTATAGAGATTGATCTGGCCAATGTCTTTCCGATGGTGTATGACACTGGCAATAATGTTCTCCAAGGAGTGGAGGAGCTTGTCGGGCTGAAAATACAGCAAGGGCTCATCGGGGCCTGCGCTTCGGGACGATTGGAGGATTTACGCTTGGTTTCCATGATCTTGGAAGGTAAACATATTGCTAACGGGTTCCAATTATTCGTGGTTCCGGCTTCCAGGGATATATATTTACGGGCGGTTGAAGAGGGTATTATTGATAAGATCGCACAGTCAGGGGCGATGGTTCTCGGCTCCAGTTGCGGACCTTGCTTGGGAGTGGGACGCGTGGCGTCTGTCGGGAATAGCCGTTTTATCTCTACCGCCAATAGCCAGTACATCGGGGGGACGAATCACTCCGGTGTTGAGAAATATATCGCTTCCCCGGCAACCGTGGCCATGACTGCTTTGCGAGGGGAATTGACCCCGATGATTCATTTCGAGGGAACGCAGTATAAGTATAACATTCCCCGGGTTGAACCTGTCGTGCTGGGAGAATATGATTACCGCAAGAGTAACGGGGTGTGGAATTACGGGGATATAGACAATATATCGAGTAACCAGATTTTCTCGGAAAAATTGACCTGTCGATTAACGCTTGAACAGGTGGAGGAGATTAAACCTTATTTGTTTAAAGGATTGGACCCGAATTTTACTTGCGACGTGAAACCGGGAGATATTATTATTGCCGGGGAGAATTTCGGGTGTGGTCAACTCGTGAAACACGCGGCGACGGGATTGGTGGCCGTGGGGGTGAAATTGGTGATCGCGAAGTCGGTGAATCGGGATTTTTATCGTATGGCTATTAACCATGGGTTACGAATTCTTGTTGATTGGGCTGTGGTGGATGCTTACACGTCAGGGGAACAACTGACGATAGATGATGAAAATCATCTGTTATATTTGAACGAGAGGGCGTACAAGCTCCCTTATGTTGACGCGGAGTTTCAGAAAATCCTCGAAAAAGGAGGGTTAGTAAATGCTTTTTCTTGA
- a CDS encoding copper homeostasis protein CutC, with the protein MKNNIDVEICTFSLESCLNAQLAGASRVELCSGMYDGGTTPSAAMIRMAREKLSIQLYVMIRPRGGDFLYSDLEFEMMKEDIRFVKACRADGVVLGILNADGSVDVRRTRELVELAAPLKVTFHRAIDMTRDMEEALEGIIEAGCYRVLTSGGRNTVNEGMERIKALVKQAGGRVQIMAGSGVNAANAGMLIEAGVDAIHLSGKSGRDSEMEFRNPNVFMGGVPGLPEYEQYYSDVEKIKAVLDKVQCKV; encoded by the coding sequence ATGAAGAATAATATTGATGTCGAAATATGTACTTTTTCTTTGGAATCGTGCTTGAATGCCCAGTTGGCGGGAGCGTCCCGGGTAGAATTGTGCTCCGGAATGTATGATGGGGGGACAACCCCTTCCGCGGCCATGATTCGTATGGCCCGGGAAAAGTTGTCCATACAACTTTACGTGATGATTCGCCCTAGAGGGGGTGATTTTCTTTATTCCGACCTGGAGTTCGAGATGATGAAGGAGGATATCCGGTTTGTCAAAGCGTGCCGGGCGGATGGAGTCGTGTTGGGAATATTGAACGCTGACGGTTCGGTTGACGTGCGACGTACGCGGGAATTGGTCGAGTTGGCGGCTCCTTTAAAAGTAACGTTTCACCGGGCGATAGATATGACCCGAGATATGGAAGAGGCTTTGGAGGGGATTATAGAGGCCGGGTGTTACCGGGTTTTGACATCGGGAGGACGCAACACGGTAAACGAGGGAATGGAGCGGATTAAAGCCTTGGTGAAGCAGGCGGGGGGACGCGTGCAAATTATGGCGGGAAGTGGCGTGAACGCCGCGAATGCCGGCATGTTAATAGAAGCGGGGGTGGATGCCATTCACTTGAGCGGGAAAAGCGGTCGGGATAGTGAAATGGAATTCCGTAACCCGAACGTGTTTATGGGTGGGGTTCCGGGACTACCGGAATACGAGCAGTATTATAGTGACGTGGAGAAGATAAAAGCTGTTTTAGATAAAGTGCAATGTAAAGTTTAG
- the lipB gene encoding lipoyl(octanoyl) transferase LipB — MKRTRLIDLGVASYVPVWRQQEELHNEIIAAKLRGEETGNCMIFVEHNHVYTLGKSGNEANMLVSAIQLQAAHAEFVKVNRGGDITYHGPGQLVVYPIIDMANFGVGVKEYVDLLEEVVIRTVGEFGITGERLEGATGVWLDAHTPRARKICAIGIKCSRYVTMHGFALNVNTDLNYFNYINPCGFVDKGVTSIAKEVGAEVPVAEVKTSVKRYFEKLFGMDFYI; from the coding sequence ATGAAACGTACACGATTAATTGATCTGGGAGTTGCGAGCTACGTGCCCGTGTGGCGGCAGCAGGAAGAGCTGCATAACGAGATTATTGCCGCGAAGTTAAGGGGAGAGGAAACGGGGAATTGCATGATTTTCGTGGAGCATAATCACGTGTACACGCTAGGGAAGAGCGGGAACGAGGCGAATATGCTGGTTAGTGCCATTCAGTTGCAGGCGGCTCATGCCGAATTCGTGAAAGTAAACCGGGGTGGGGATATCACGTATCACGGCCCCGGGCAACTGGTCGTGTATCCGATTATTGACATGGCTAATTTCGGGGTGGGGGTGAAGGAGTACGTGGATCTGTTGGAGGAGGTGGTTATCCGTACCGTGGGGGAGTTCGGGATTACCGGGGAACGGTTGGAAGGAGCCACGGGGGTATGGTTGGATGCCCACACGCCTCGGGCTCGCAAGATATGTGCGATCGGGATTAAATGTTCCCGTTACGTGACAATGCACGGTTTTGCGCTGAACGTGAATACGGATTTGAATTATTTTAATTATATCAACCCGTGCGGCTTCGTGGATAAGGGGGTAACTTCTATCGCGAAAGAGGTGGGGGCAGAGGTTCCCGTGGCGGAAGTGAAAACGAGCGTGAAGAGGTATTTCGAGAAACTCTTCGGGATGGATTTCTATATATAA
- the lipA gene encoding lipoyl synthase, giving the protein MTCCNSRRKPEWLKIKLPKGQSSTEVLNIVRKHNLHTICTSGMCPNQGECWGNRTATFMIGGDVCTRSCKFCNVKTGRPAPLDPAEPENIANSVKLLGLKHAVITSVDRDDLADLGAAHWVKVIEAVKRENPQTTMEVLIPDFQGRQELVQQVIDARPEVISHNLETVRELSDGVRSRAKYDISLQVIRQVSESGIVSKSGIMLGLGETREQILQTMDDLLAVGCKVMTIGQYLQPSEANLEVKEYVTPDTFKEYERIGLEKGFRYVESGPLVRSSYHAEKHVR; this is encoded by the coding sequence ATGACGTGTTGTAATAGCAGGCGAAAACCGGAATGGTTGAAAATTAAATTACCGAAAGGACAGAGTTCCACGGAAGTTTTAAATATAGTCAGAAAACATAATCTACATACGATATGTACCAGTGGTATGTGTCCCAATCAAGGCGAATGTTGGGGAAACAGAACTGCAACGTTTATGATCGGCGGGGATGTATGTACTCGTTCGTGTAAGTTTTGTAACGTGAAAACGGGGCGTCCGGCTCCATTGGACCCGGCAGAACCGGAAAATATAGCTAACTCCGTGAAGTTGCTCGGTTTGAAACACGCCGTGATAACTTCCGTGGATCGGGATGATCTGGCTGATTTGGGGGCGGCTCATTGGGTGAAAGTGATCGAGGCGGTGAAACGAGAGAATCCCCAAACGACAATGGAAGTACTGATTCCGGATTTCCAGGGAAGGCAGGAACTCGTGCAACAGGTGATTGATGCTCGTCCAGAAGTGATTTCTCATAATCTAGAGACGGTGAGAGAATTGTCGGATGGCGTACGTAGCCGGGCAAAATATGATATTTCTTTACAAGTGATTCGTCAGGTTTCGGAATCGGGTATTGTTTCCAAATCCGGTATTATGCTGGGATTAGGGGAGACTCGTGAACAAATTCTTCAGACGATGGATGATTTGCTGGCAGTTGGGTGTAAAGTAATGACTATCGGTCAGTACCTGCAACCGTCCGAGGCGAATCTTGAAGTAAAAGAGTACGTGACACCGGATACCTTCAAGGAATATGAGCGTATTGGGTTGGAAAAAGGGTTCCGTTACGTGGAGAGTGGCCCATTGGTTCGCTCCAGTTATCACGCCGAAAAGCATGTGAGATAA
- a CDS encoding peptidylprolyl isomerase, producing the protein MYRAEIHTEKGVMKVLFFEKDAPNTVANFVKLAREGFYDGLTFHRVIPDFVIQGGCPRGDGTGGPGYTIKCELNGDNQYHDRGVLSMAHAGRDTGGSQFFICHNRRNTAHLDRRHTCFGQVYEGLEVIDAIRQGDEIIKIVITEENE; encoded by the coding sequence ATGTACAGAGCAGAAATACACACAGAAAAAGGTGTTATGAAGGTTCTTTTCTTCGAAAAAGATGCGCCGAATACCGTTGCCAATTTTGTAAAACTAGCCAGAGAAGGCTTTTATGACGGATTAACGTTTCATCGGGTCATCCCGGATTTCGTAATCCAAGGCGGTTGCCCTAGAGGCGACGGAACAGGAGGACCGGGTTACACCATCAAATGTGAGTTAAACGGGGATAACCAGTACCATGACCGGGGAGTATTATCCATGGCTCATGCCGGACGGGATACCGGGGGATCTCAATTCTTTATTTGTCATAACCGTAGAAACACGGCTCACTTGGACAGACGCCACACGTGTTTCGGGCAAGTTTACGAGGGATTGGAAGTAATTGATGCCATCCGTCAGGGAGACGAAATTATTAAAATCGTCATCACGGAGGAAAATGAATAA
- a CDS encoding bifunctional enoyl-CoA hydratase/phosphate acetyltransferase produces the protein MAIQKIDDIYELLKGNTQKKRLVVAYANDSHSIEAVNKAVEMGIVEATLCGDENEIKKVCAEHGFDISRFKIVHEPVDTKAAAKAVQMVRDKEADFIMKGLVSTDKYMRAILNKDCGLLPPKATLSHVVVMECPNYHKLLVFSDAAIIPAPDFSQKMAIVKYVTQIANALGVQRPKVAMISATEQVLPKVESTTDAAILAKMGERGQLGNIDIDGPLALDVAIDKEAAEIKKIKSPVAGDADCLVFPNIESGNVFYKTNTKLANARQGAILVGATAPSVLSSRGDSVDAKLNSIALAALFAK, from the coding sequence ATGGCAATACAGAAAATTGATGACATCTATGAGTTATTGAAGGGGAATACCCAAAAAAAGCGTTTGGTTGTAGCTTATGCTAACGACAGTCACTCTATTGAAGCTGTGAATAAAGCAGTTGAAATGGGTATTGTTGAAGCCACTTTGTGTGGTGACGAGAACGAAATCAAGAAAGTGTGCGCGGAGCATGGTTTTGATATCTCTCGTTTTAAAATTGTACACGAGCCGGTGGATACGAAAGCAGCTGCCAAAGCGGTACAAATGGTACGTGACAAGGAAGCTGACTTTATCATGAAAGGTTTGGTTAGTACCGACAAATATATGCGTGCTATCTTGAACAAGGATTGCGGTTTATTGCCCCCGAAGGCCACGTTATCTCACGTGGTTGTGATGGAGTGCCCGAATTACCACAAGTTGTTGGTGTTCAGTGATGCCGCTATTATCCCGGCCCCGGATTTCAGCCAAAAAATGGCTATCGTGAAGTATGTTACCCAGATTGCCAACGCTCTCGGTGTTCAACGTCCGAAGGTGGCCATGATTTCTGCCACGGAACAAGTTCTTCCGAAAGTGGAATCTACCACGGATGCCGCTATTCTTGCCAAGATGGGAGAGAGAGGTCAGTTAGGTAATATCGACATCGACGGACCATTGGCTCTTGACGTGGCTATCGATAAGGAAGCTGCCGAGATCAAAAAAATCAAGTCTCCGGTAGCGGGAGATGCGGACTGCTTGGTATTCCCGAATATTGAATCTGGTAACGTGTTCTACAAAACGAACACGAAATTGGCTAACGCTCGTCAAGGTGCTATCCTTGTGGGTGCAACTGCCCCGAGCGTGTTGTCTTCCAGGGGTGACAGTGTGGATGCGAAGTTGAATTCTATCGCGTTGGCTGCTCTTTTTGCAAAGTAA
- a CDS encoding MFS transporter, translated as MPIIVLFYKECGLDLADIFILKSVYSIAMVSLEIPTGYLADVWGRRNCLIAGCIFCFLGFTNYSISDTFTAFFLSEILLGFGQSLVSGADSALLYDTMLRYKKEDEYLKYEGRVTMVGNFSEAFAGIFSGLLAVYSLRLPFYVQSGIAFIGIPAAVALTEHAAKTRIKNSFANIVQIIQYSLFTNKELCYNIMFSGVIGAATLTMAWFVQPLLIELDTPTSWFGIIWTILNLTVGISALYSDKLDQRLGSLRMYTLILFFIVGGYIAVAFNISYIGLVCLFFFYIVRGFATPILKGYINQITFSEMRATVLSIRNFIIRLMFAAMAPLVGWLHDLYSLSVALQATAAIVFVPGLLFLILQWRYKPKEPSL; from the coding sequence ATGCCGATCATCGTGCTATTTTACAAGGAATGCGGGCTGGATTTGGCTGATATATTCATCTTGAAGAGCGTCTATTCCATCGCCATGGTGTCGCTGGAAATACCGACGGGCTACCTGGCCGACGTATGGGGACGCAGGAATTGCCTAATTGCGGGATGCATATTTTGCTTTCTGGGATTCACCAATTACTCGATCTCCGACACGTTCACGGCATTCTTCCTCTCGGAAATATTGCTTGGATTCGGCCAAAGTCTGGTGTCCGGGGCTGATTCCGCCCTACTCTACGATACCATGCTACGCTATAAAAAAGAGGATGAGTACTTGAAATACGAGGGAAGAGTTACCATGGTCGGGAATTTTTCGGAAGCTTTTGCCGGGATATTCAGCGGGTTGTTAGCAGTTTATTCCCTTCGGCTTCCTTTCTATGTGCAAAGCGGGATTGCTTTTATCGGCATCCCGGCAGCCGTAGCCCTGACCGAACATGCCGCCAAGACAAGAATTAAAAACTCGTTTGCCAATATCGTGCAAATCATTCAATACTCACTTTTCACGAACAAGGAACTGTGTTACAACATCATGTTCTCCGGCGTGATCGGGGCTGCCACACTCACCATGGCTTGGTTTGTTCAACCCCTGTTGATTGAACTGGATACCCCAACCTCATGGTTCGGAATTATCTGGACAATTCTAAATCTCACCGTGGGGATCTCGGCCTTATACTCCGACAAACTGGATCAACGTCTGGGAAGTCTGCGGATGTACACGTTAATCCTGTTCTTCATCGTGGGGGGATATATTGCAGTGGCCTTCAATATTTCTTATATTGGCTTGGTATGCCTGTTCTTCTTTTACATCGTGAGAGGATTCGCCACACCGATATTAAAAGGATACATTAACCAAATCACCTTCTCCGAAATGCGAGCAACCGTACTTTCCATCCGCAACTTCATTATTCGGCTTATGTTCGCAGCCATGGCCCCGCTTGTCGGCTGGCTCCACGACTTATACTCCCTTTCTGTCGCCCTGCAAGCCACGGCCGCTATCGTTTTTGTACCCGGGTTACTGTTCTTAATCCTGCAATGGCGCTACAAACCGAAAGAACCTTCTTTATAA
- a CDS encoding helix-turn-helix transcriptional regulator: MPSQELNNKIKIHRVIKNISQEELAIAIGVTRKTINTIETGKYIPSTVIALKIARYFQTTVEDIFELNDNKPA, translated from the coding sequence ATGCCAAGCCAAGAATTAAACAATAAAATAAAGATTCATAGGGTAATCAAGAATATCAGTCAGGAAGAACTGGCGATTGCTATCGGGGTTACCCGCAAGACTATTAACACCATAGAAACCGGAAAATACATCCCTTCTACCGTGATTGCCTTAAAGATTGCCCGATATTTTCAAACCACAGTAGAAGATATCTTTGAACTCAACGACAATAAACCAGCCTGA